The genomic stretch CCTCCAggctttgtattaaaaaaagacaaaaagaaggaagaaaagcaagatgAAATTTCATTAGAAGATCTAATAGAAAAAGAGGTAAAGTTGTCAGACAGGTACCTTTTGGTGGTAGTTGTTTTCGTTACTCTGAAGAGACACATAAAAAATTTGCTAATTTATGATAAAAAACTATTCGATGTTTTTAGAGCTGTATGAGCTAGGGCGAAGGATACGTAGCATTGATTCATGTTTTTGTTTAGGAACTATTACCTAGTGAATAGAATTAACTACAGCTGCATACTTAGTGCAGCTGTTGCTTACCCTTTTTTAGGAGGCTTCTATTTTTTGACTGCTATTTCTCATTTATCCATTACAACTGCTTTTGTGGCTTTTCTTATCCCCTGCTCACTGTCTCCTTAGTTCTCCCTTATGTCTCTAATGAGGAAGCAACACCAAGAGCACAAGGCCTTCTGAAGGTgttgctgctctgcttctgtCACCGTTGCTTGGCAGTGTCAATTTGAGCAGAACCgaattctttcatttatttcctcCTCCACTTCTCCTATTAATTTTTATACCACCTCATCTCACTAACTGGGAAATCGTTAAGATGATGATGCATGTTTAACAGTGTAAGAGTCAAGAGGGAAttggaaagaaatgttttcgATTAGTTTCTGGAATAATTAAATGTCCAATATGTTGTAGCCTTTTGAAAGAGTTCCTAGCATTAATCACACTCTCTCCTTGACAGCGTGCTGCCTTAGGACCAAATGTTACCAAAATTACTCTAGAGTGTTTTATTgcatggaagagaagaaaaagacaagaaaaaattgATAAGGCTGAGCAAGacatggagaggagaaaagcagattttaaagcTGGCAAAGCATTGGTGGTAAGTTTTGCTGTCCAATTCTTAATGTAAGAAGAGCAAGTAAATAAAGTTCTGTGATAAGGTAGCTGCCCTGAAAttgctttgcttatttttgtgtgtcattttcttttccttgcttttttgtggtttgtttgtttggggttttttgtaagcAGTATCAATTCCATGATGTGATAACTGAATGTTTCTTTTACTGTGGATAGATTAGTGGACGTGAAGTATTTGAGTTCCGGCCAGAGCTGGTTGATGCAGATGATGAAGAAGCAGATGACACCCATTATGTTCAAGGAGCAGGAGATGATGATGAGGTAAAAAAACAGGATTAAAGCAAGGAATATTTCAATTGCATTCAGGTTTGAAAAATTTCAATTTGAGAGCCCTTACAATGAAATTAGTAAGCTTGATTCTTAATTTAATACTGCCACAGAGTATATTTTTTCAGAAGGTTCCTGTTGAAGGTGAGAAATGTTGTAGAAATATTGCAGAAGTGaggatttttatggaaaagtaATTCATGCAGAGCATCTTGGTTTATTTTCCAGATGGAAGACCCTGTGTGCATAAATGATGTAGATTTGAACCTGTATGTCCCCAAGGCAGTAGAGGAGACTGGTATTACAGTCGCTAGTCCAGAGCGATTCAGCACATACACTTCAGTAGAAAAAGATGgtaagttatttttttttccaacctgTTTTCATAATTGATGATCCGGACCTGCATATTAACCAGGTGCATACATTTTGGCCGATGTAAGTCTGCATGAATTTCAAATAAAGTAGCTTCTTCATCATTTCAAAATTTGAAAGCATGTTTAGTAGGATTGTGAATTCAGTGAATTCAGTTGATTCAGTTGATTAAGAAACTTGTGACACTGAAATGCCTAAgaattatgtttattttcagataATAAATTAAGTGAAGCTTCTGGTGGTGATATAAACAACAGCGAGCAAAATGACTTAGATGAAGATAATGATGGAGATGGGGAATTGGAAAATGGAGTAATTGATGCAGTTCCAGTTGATGAAAATCTCTTTACTGGAGAGGACTTGGATGAACTAGAAGAAGAACTAAACACTCTTGATTTAGAAGAATGAACTAAAAAGGTCCAGTGAGGAATTAAACCTATGTGGCAAAGTGAAAACTGActacattttttctcctttttgaatAGAATTCTTAAACAAGATGTTTATGGTTATGCAGCTGAACATGATGGGCACGTTATATACCAGGAATGTTTCCCTTCAATCTCATCTACTCCAGTCTTGACTATGCTCACAGTAAAACGTTCAGAGTAGTTCAGAATTACCCGGCAGCTGAATTTGCAGACAGTGAGATTATAACTTTCAACTAAAAGTAGGAAGTGTAACTGCTTTGCCAGTATGCAAGTGGGCAGTTTGACATCAGGTACAATACAAAAATCCAAGTATATATACATTCTTcacaaaaactgcattttattaGTGATTGTGTTGATTTAGAAACTGCCTGAAGTGGTTTTTAGGCAGGGTACTCTAATGGAGCTGATGCAGATTATGCTTCTTTAAGTGGTGATTAGCTTTATTTGATCAGCTGGATACTGAAGATTGTGAACTGATACTTCATACAATACAGTACAGTGCCCtctgtttaaaatgttttaaactttCCCACCACCTTTTGCCAATaaatctgtaaataaaaattatcaaCTTTAAAATACCTGTGTTGATTTTTCTCTGCTAAGTTAGGATATCATACCAAATTGTTAAGAACTGGATTTTCTAATAGAGTGgtaaatgtttttctctgcagtctTGATACAGAAGAGATGATGTTGGCTTCAGTTAAATTTGGGATACCTGcaattacaatttttttgtcTACTCTTGATGCAGTATAGAATTCAGCAGCCAGCTTTTCTCCCTTGCTGTTCTTATTCCCTGCCCACCCATTAATTGATGTAATTCCTGCTGTACATCACTCACTGCTATTCCAGTCTCATTCTCTCCCCACTGTCTTTTGTAGATTAGTGAAGACTtcaggctctgcagagcagggatgttACAGTCCAAAACATGCCTGTCATCCCTTTGGTGTCCTCTAAGTAACAGGAAGTTGTAGAGGGGTAAGTTGCTTCAGGTGCTGTAGCCTGCAGACTGCACTTAAGTCAGTGTGTCCTTTTCCAGTGGATTGAGATTCTGCCATAAAGATTTCTCAGCAGTGGTGCTTTTCCAGGGGGCTGTAGGCTGTGCCTCCTTGCCATACTACCCGTGGTATCAGCCACAGTACTGCTGTACTAACAATACCGTTTGTATCGATTTTTCTAAAGCTCTTAAATCACTACTTCCAGACCATTAGGAGTTGTGGCATTTTTAGTGAGCTTTCCCAAACTGCTTTTGGGTGATATTATTAGCTTTACTGGTTATTTCTGGCACTGCTGAATTGACTCTTGTATCTTGAATGCTATTTCTAAAATAGCAGACTTAGAATTTTTGGCCTTTTTTGGGATCTTTGTGgaattcattttttcctgtaggAGCAAGAAGCAGTGCTTGGGAGAAAGAGGCCTACTGAAATTGACTTCTAAATGTAAGTGTTTAAGGAAAAGCTGCACTATCAggtacaaatatttatttatgcagatttttctcctgtggCCATAAATAAACAGAGTTGATGGATTATTGTGTTACACTGGCCAGCAATAGGATACCTGGCTATCAGGACACTTAAGAATGCAATTCATTTGAATGTATGTTGCATAATTTTTCAAAGCTGTATATTTTAAATGggaataaaagtaatttaatcaTTATCAACGATGAAAATGGCTTTCTATGTTTTGTGCCTTAGGGGCTGGTTTATTGTATATAATACTCGATAATACTGATCTGTGTCACTGATGTAAATAGGTTAAATCTTTGCCAAAATTTTGTTCATGTTACTTGAATTTTACAGTGGAGGAATGACAGGGTGACTCATTAATTTCAGCTGATAAAACACTGATGGATAGGCAAAGAGTGACTATGTGCCCTTTTGGGTCTAAAGGGATGGTTTTGGTGCACAACTCCTTTGTACAGTTGTCATTTAAACATTCGGACAGTCACCTTGCATAGCACTGAAATCCTTTGAACATCCATAAGTTAGCTGAAGAAAACCTGATTTTCCTAGGCAGTAGTTGTTGACAGATGACTTCACAGGGGCAGGAAACAAAAGCTGACTGTCGTCGTTTGGTTTTCACTCTTTTTCCTCTCAACTTACTCTggcacagctcctggctgggctTATTCTGCCCGGATTTCCAACCACGAATGCAGGGTGACTGCTCTTAAGGAGTCAAGGCAGCGTTCAGACTTCGGTGGGTGGGGAACCATATGCTGTTACATGttccttctgctttcccatGGGCTGGAATATAATCTGCTAAAGGTTCTTAATCTTCTCATTTAAAGAACCTTGGATTTGTAGCTAATAGGGCTTCAGTCCATAAATGCTCAATTAAAAGTCAATGCCAAGGCATTGCTTGGCGTAGATGAATTATTAATGTTCTGGAAATGAGCAGTGTGATCGAAGGGAGTTCATTTGGATGTGACGGCACTAAGTTGTTCTTATTGATGCACATTTCCTGAAATTATTCTGATACAAAGTGAATGAGTCACTTCTGGA from Corvus hawaiiensis isolate bCorHaw1 chromosome 7, bCorHaw1.pri.cur, whole genome shotgun sequence encodes the following:
- the ZC3H15 gene encoding zinc finger CCCH domain-containing protein 15 translates to MPPKKQQQPAGGSKKADQKKKEKIIEDKTFGLKNKKGAKQQKFIKAVTHQVKFGQQNPRQAAQSESEKKLKKEDKKKELQELNELFKPVVAAQKISKGADPKSVVCAFFKQGQCTKGDKCKFSHDLSLERKCEKRSVYIDARDEDLEKDTMDNWDEKKLEEVVNKKHGEAEKKKPKTQIVCKYFLDAIENNKYGWFWVCPGGGDNCMYRHALPPGFVLKKDKKKEEKQDEISLEDLIEKERAALGPNVTKITLECFIAWKRRKRQEKIDKAEQDMERRKADFKAGKALVISGREVFEFRPELVDADDEEADDTHYVQGAGDDDEMEDPVCINDVDLNLYVPKAVEETGITVASPERFSTYTSVEKDDNKLSEASGGDINNSEQNDLDEDNDGDGELENGVIDAVPVDENLFTGEDLDELEEELNTLDLEE